The Defluviitalea raffinosedens genome has a segment encoding these proteins:
- a CDS encoding NfeD family protein: protein MLKVFYVCFFTGVLYTAVSFILGQIFDFLGLDGDVDMDGDFLGIGISPLKPVIIAVFVTVFGGVGIIAEKSNLGDIISLIIALIFAVTVSFLIFRFVVVPLYRLQSKGAVEQKALIGHIAKVTLTIKDGQFGKIHYVVDGHTYSAPAKSVNNETIAKGDEVVIVEIRNNAFYVKKL, encoded by the coding sequence ATGCTAAAAGTTTTTTATGTTTGTTTTTTTACCGGAGTTCTATATACTGCCGTTTCATTTATATTAGGTCAGATTTTTGACTTTTTGGGATTGGACGGAGATGTAGATATGGATGGTGATTTTCTTGGCATCGGAATTTCTCCCTTAAAACCTGTCATCATTGCTGTTTTTGTTACTGTATTCGGCGGTGTTGGCATCATAGCGGAAAAGAGCAACTTAGGGGATATTATAAGTTTAATCATTGCACTTATTTTCGCAGTGACTGTTTCATTTCTTATTTTTCGTTTCGTTGTAGTTCCTTTATATAGACTTCAAAGTAAAGGAGCTGTGGAGCAGAAAGCGCTCATCGGACATATTGCCAAGGTAACACTAACCATTAAAGACGGTCAATTTGGAAAAATTCATTATGTTGTAGACGGCCACACTTATTCTGCTCCGGCAAAGTCTGTAAATAATGAAACGATTGCAAAAGGTGATGAAGTAGTTATTGTCGAAATAAGAAATAATGCATTTTATGTAAAAAAATTATGA
- a CDS encoding flotillin family protein yields the protein MELESAITIAGMIVGVIILLTISILTMWKKVSQDKALVITGLKKRVISGGGGFVIPLLERTDVISLENMKIVVRTEGALTEQGVDIIADGVAVIKVKSDKESILAAVEQFNTGSEKKTIEVIKDTANDVLEGKLREIISKMTVEEIYKDREKFASQVQEVAAVDLAEMGLEIKAFTIRDISDNNGYLEALGKKRIAEVKRDAQIAEAEAQKETKIKTADAARYGEEARLQAETLIAEAAKEKELKVQAYRKEQETEKAKADLAYEIETSKIQQEIEKEKMQIQIVRKQKEIELAEQEAARKEKELEATVKKLADAEKYSAEKRAEALKYKEIQEALAQAEAIKATGAAQAEANRLAGMTEVEIIREKGKAEAEAMLKKAEAFKLYNDAAITQMIIEKLPEIAKAIAEPLSKVEKIVIVDSGNGEGKGASKVTGYVTEIMSSLPETIETLTGVDLKKVLSNPEVMKTTQKIAPEVETAPVTDEKSKA from the coding sequence ATGGAACTAGAGTCAGCAATCACTATTGCAGGGATGATCGTAGGAGTTATTATACTTTTAACAATCAGTATCCTTACAATGTGGAAAAAAGTCTCCCAAGATAAGGCATTGGTTATAACAGGTCTTAAGAAAAGAGTTATTTCAGGGGGAGGAGGATTTGTTATTCCTCTTTTAGAAAGAACCGATGTTATTTCTTTGGAGAATATGAAAATAGTGGTTAGAACTGAAGGTGCACTTACTGAGCAAGGTGTAGATATTATTGCAGACGGTGTAGCCGTTATTAAGGTTAAATCCGATAAAGAATCGATTTTGGCTGCAGTTGAGCAGTTTAATACAGGTTCTGAAAAAAAGACAATAGAAGTGATTAAAGATACAGCAAACGATGTCCTGGAAGGGAAATTAAGAGAAATCATCTCTAAGATGACTGTTGAGGAAATTTATAAAGACAGAGAAAAATTTGCTTCCCAGGTCCAAGAAGTTGCTGCAGTGGATTTAGCAGAAATGGGTTTGGAGATCAAAGCCTTTACTATTCGTGATATATCTGATAATAATGGTTATTTGGAAGCCTTAGGTAAAAAGCGCATAGCTGAAGTAAAAAGAGATGCACAGATTGCCGAAGCAGAAGCTCAAAAGGAAACAAAGATAAAAACAGCTGATGCTGCAAGATATGGTGAAGAAGCAAGACTGCAGGCAGAAACCCTGATTGCTGAGGCTGCTAAAGAAAAAGAATTAAAAGTACAGGCATATCGAAAAGAACAAGAAACCGAAAAAGCAAAAGCTGACCTTGCTTACGAAATTGAAACCAGTAAAATTCAACAAGAAATTGAAAAAGAAAAAATGCAGATTCAAATCGTAAGAAAGCAAAAAGAAATTGAATTGGCAGAACAAGAAGCGGCAAGAAAAGAAAAAGAATTAGAAGCGACTGTGAAAAAACTGGCGGATGCTGAAAAATATAGTGCAGAAAAGAGAGCAGAGGCCTTAAAGTACAAAGAAATTCAGGAAGCTTTGGCACAGGCGGAAGCCATTAAAGCTACAGGGGCAGCACAGGCAGAAGCTAATCGTCTTGCAGGGATGACTGAAGTTGAAATCATTCGTGAAAAAGGAAAGGCCGAAGCAGAAGCTATGCTTAAGAAAGCAGAAGCTTTCAAATTATACAATGATGCAGCGATTACACAAATGATTATAGAAAAACTTCCAGAGATTGCAAAAGCTATTGCAGAACCTTTATCAAAGGTAGAAAAGATTGTTATTGTGGATTCAGGTAATGGTGAAGGAAAAGGTGCTTCCAAGGTAACTGGATACGTAACGGAAATCATGTCCAGTCTTCCTGAAACTATAGAAACTTTGACAGGGGTTGATCTGAAGAAAGTATTAAGTAATCCTGAAGTTATGAAAACAACACAAAAGATCGCTCCTGAAGTAGAAACAGCACCTGTTACCGACGAAAAAAGTAAAGCATAA
- the rny gene encoding ribonuclease Y, whose amino-acid sequence MGVSYRKRIAEAQIGSAEERARKIIDDAISTSEAKKREIMLEAKEETLKAKNELDQEIRERRGELQRLERRLQQKEESLDRKTEALEKKEDALNKKAEQIEELREEIIALQQKEIQELERISGLTSEEAKEYLLKTIENEVKHESAMLIKEIETKAKQEAEKKARDIIANAIQKCAADHVADTTVSVVPLPNDEMKGRIIGREGRNIRTLETLTGIDLIIDDTPEAVILSGFDPIRREVARIALEKLIVDGRIHPARIEEMVEKAKKEVETLIREEGEAATFETNVHGLHPELIRLLGKLRFRTSYGQNVLKHSIEVANLCGLIAAELGVDVRLAKRAGLLHDIGKAVDHEMEGSHISIGVELCRKYRESSIVLNAIEAHHGDVEPESIIAVIVQAADTISAARPGARRETLETYIKRLQKLEEIADSFKGVEKSFAIQAGRELRIMVIPEETDDAQMVLLSREIAKKIENELEYPGQIKVHLIRETRAIEYAK is encoded by the coding sequence ATGGGGGTTTCTTATAGAAAACGTATTGCTGAAGCACAAATCGGTTCTGCTGAAGAAAGAGCTAGGAAAATCATAGACGATGCTATTAGCACTTCTGAAGCTAAGAAACGTGAAATTATGTTAGAAGCCAAAGAAGAAACATTAAAAGCAAAGAATGAACTTGACCAGGAAATCAGAGAGCGTCGTGGTGAACTGCAGCGCTTAGAAAGAAGATTACAGCAGAAAGAAGAAAGCTTGGATAGAAAAACTGAAGCTTTAGAGAAAAAGGAAGATGCTCTTAATAAAAAAGCAGAACAGATCGAAGAATTACGGGAAGAAATTATTGCTCTTCAACAAAAAGAAATACAGGAATTAGAAAGAATTTCCGGACTCACCTCCGAGGAAGCTAAAGAATACCTGTTAAAAACTATTGAAAATGAAGTTAAACATGAATCAGCTATGCTCATTAAAGAAATTGAAACCAAGGCGAAACAGGAAGCAGAAAAGAAGGCAAGAGATATTATTGCCAATGCCATTCAAAAGTGTGCTGCCGATCATGTTGCTGATACTACAGTATCTGTAGTGCCACTTCCTAATGATGAAATGAAAGGAAGAATCATTGGTCGAGAAGGGCGCAACATTAGAACATTGGAAACGCTGACGGGAATCGATTTGATTATTGATGATACACCGGAAGCTGTTATTTTATCAGGATTTGATCCTATTAGAAGAGAAGTTGCCAGAATTGCCTTGGAGAAATTGATTGTTGATGGAAGAATTCATCCAGCAAGAATCGAAGAGATGGTTGAAAAGGCCAAGAAAGAAGTAGAAACATTAATTCGTGAAGAAGGAGAAGCTGCTACATTTGAAACCAATGTACACGGTCTCCATCCAGAGCTTATTCGTTTACTGGGTAAATTACGATTTAGAACAAGTTATGGTCAAAATGTTTTGAAACATTCTATTGAAGTTGCAAATCTTTGTGGCTTGATTGCTGCTGAATTAGGTGTTGATGTTCGATTAGCCAAACGTGCCGGACTGCTTCATGATATTGGAAAAGCAGTAGATCACGAAATGGAAGGATCTCATATCAGTATCGGTGTTGAATTGTGTAGAAAATATCGTGAATCCAGTATTGTTCTGAATGCAATTGAAGCGCATCATGGAGATGTGGAACCAGAAAGTATTATTGCCGTTATTGTTCAGGCGGCGGATACCATTTCAGCTGCACGACCAGGAGCAAGAAGAGAAACCTTGGAAACTTATATTAAACGTTTGCAAAAATTAGAAGAGATTGCAGATTCGTTTAAAGGAGTAGAAAAATCGTTTGCGATTCAGGCGGGTAGAGAACTTCGTATCATGGTTATACCTGAAGAAACTGATGATGCGCAAATGGTATTGTTATCAAGAGAAATAGCTAAGAAAATCGAAAACGAACTGGAATATCCAGGTCAAATAAAAGTACATCTTATTCGTGAAACTAGGGCAATAGAATATGCAAAATAG
- a CDS encoding stage V sporulation protein S, with amino-acid sequence MEVLKVASKSNPNAVAGALANTIREKGGAELQAIGAGALNQALKAVIIARGYVAPSGIDLICVPAFTDIEINGEERTAIKLIIQAR; translated from the coding sequence GTGGAAGTATTAAAAGTTGCTTCAAAATCGAACCCTAATGCTGTTGCAGGCGCCTTAGCAAACACTATTCGTGAAAAAGGTGGTGCAGAACTTCAGGCAATAGGGGCAGGTGCTCTTAATCAAGCACTAAAAGCAGTGATTATTGCACGAGGATATGTAGCGCCCTCGGGAATTGATTTAATCTGTGTGCCGGCATTTACCGACATTGAGATTAATGGTGAAGAAAGAACTGCGATAAAACTAATAATACAAGCTCGCTAA
- a CDS encoding RecX family transcriptional regulator: protein MKITKIEKQKNNQDRWSVFIDGEFAFGVTTEEVFVFKLTVGKEISEIELEKMIKEKDYSKAKDVALKFLSYRARSEKELRDKLISKEFDPVTIDRVIEFLKRYDYVNDEKFAKSYVRERIRLKFEGRKKLIYDLKQKGIKQEIIDHVLNNTDINEIDHALKLLEKKVPDKTELGLKEKQRIYQFLLRKGFSYDIIQKAFNVYFH from the coding sequence ATGAAAATAACCAAGATTGAAAAGCAAAAAAACAACCAGGACAGATGGTCTGTTTTTATAGATGGAGAGTTTGCCTTTGGAGTTACGACGGAAGAGGTATTTGTTTTTAAACTGACAGTAGGCAAAGAAATCAGTGAAATCGAATTGGAGAAAATGATCAAAGAAAAAGACTATTCCAAGGCTAAAGATGTTGCGCTTAAATTTTTAAGTTACAGAGCCAGAAGTGAAAAAGAATTAAGAGACAAACTGATCAGCAAGGAATTTGACCCGGTAACAATTGATCGGGTAATTGAGTTTCTTAAAAGATATGATTATGTTAATGATGAAAAATTTGCAAAAAGCTATGTGCGAGAACGTATTCGACTGAAATTTGAAGGAAGAAAAAAATTAATATACGATTTAAAGCAAAAAGGAATAAAACAAGAAATTATTGACCATGTTTTAAATAACACCGATATCAATGAAATTGACCATGCTCTTAAACTTTTAGAAAAGAAAGTGCCTGATAAAACTGAATTGGGCCTAAAAGAAAAGCAAAGAATTTATCAGTTTTTATTAAGAAAAGGTTTTTCTTATGATATTATTCAAAAAGCATTTAATGTGTATTTTCACTAA
- a CDS encoding competence/damage-inducible protein A: MNAEILAVGTELLLGDIVNTNAQYIARRLADIGVNVYYQSVVGDNESRLYKSFELALERADIVITTGGLGPTNDDLTKETATAIAGKPLVLDQKSLEWIESYFSKLGRKMTENNRKQAYFPEGSVIFHNEYGTAPGCAIEVGKKKIILLPGPPREMKPMFENSVIPYLTQFQDGVLVSKVLRICGLGESQVVDMLKDIIDAQTNPTIAPYAKTGEVTLRITSKAKTRDEASKKIFPVEEKIRNILGNHIYGEGEDTTLESVVAEMLIRHNKTIAVAESCTGGLLAARLVNYPGISSVFMEGAVTYSNASKIRQLSVKEETLSKYGAVSKETAEEMAKGICQSAGTDIGISTTGIAGPGGGSAEKPVGLVYSGVCIDGEVFSKKFSFTGDRQNIRERTVISVLDWVRRILSEKYI, translated from the coding sequence ATGAATGCAGAGATTTTAGCAGTAGGCACAGAACTGCTCCTAGGGGATATTGTAAATACCAATGCACAATATATCGCCAGAAGATTAGCGGATATAGGAGTAAACGTATATTATCAGTCTGTTGTCGGTGACAATGAAAGTCGTTTATACAAATCTTTTGAATTAGCACTGGAAAGAGCAGATATTGTTATCACAACAGGAGGTTTGGGACCGACGAACGATGATTTAACAAAAGAAACGGCCACAGCCATTGCAGGGAAACCTTTGGTTTTGGATCAAAAATCTTTAGAATGGATAGAATCCTATTTTAGCAAACTTGGCAGGAAAATGACCGAAAACAATAGAAAGCAAGCATATTTTCCAGAAGGCTCTGTTATTTTTCACAATGAATATGGAACTGCTCCAGGTTGTGCCATTGAGGTAGGTAAAAAGAAAATCATATTACTGCCCGGTCCTCCAAGGGAAATGAAACCGATGTTTGAAAATAGTGTGATCCCTTACCTGACTCAATTTCAGGATGGTGTTCTTGTTTCAAAAGTTTTGAGAATCTGTGGGCTTGGTGAAAGTCAGGTGGTGGATATGCTAAAAGACATCATAGATGCTCAAACTAATCCTACTATAGCGCCTTATGCCAAAACGGGGGAGGTAACCCTGCGTATTACCAGCAAGGCAAAAACCAGAGACGAAGCAAGCAAAAAGATCTTTCCTGTTGAAGAAAAAATAAGAAATATTTTAGGTAATCATATTTATGGTGAAGGAGAAGATACGACTTTAGAGTCGGTAGTCGCAGAAATGCTTATTCGTCACAATAAAACTATTGCTGTAGCTGAATCATGTACAGGAGGACTTCTTGCAGCAAGACTGGTCAATTATCCGGGAATTTCATCAGTATTTATGGAAGGAGCAGTAACATACAGCAATGCATCTAAAATCCGCCAACTGAGTGTTAAAGAGGAAACTTTAAGTAAATATGGTGCAGTAAGCAAAGAAACTGCAGAAGAAATGGCAAAAGGAATCTGTCAAAGCGCTGGAACGGATATAGGTATATCCACAACAGGAATCGCAGGACCTGGTGGAGGAAGCGCTGAAAAGCCGGTAGGACTTGTATATTCAGGAGTGTGTATTGACGGAGAAGTGTTTTCTAAAAAATTTAGCTTCACTGGAGACAGACAGAATATAAGAGAACGTACAGTGATTTCTGTTTTAGATTGGGTCAGAAGAATTTTAAGTGAAAAATACATATAA
- the recA gene encoding recombinase RecA, protein MKKASIGSSMASEKEKALEAAISQIQKQFGKGSIMKLGEATEHNISTIPTGSLSLDIALGVGGIPRGRIIEIFGPESSGKTTVALHMIAEAQKLGGIAAFIDAEHALDPGYAAKLGVNINDLYISQPDHGEQALEIAETMVRSGAIDIVIIDSVAALVPKAEIEGEMGDSHMGLQARLMSQALRKLTGIVNKSKCIVVFINQLREKVGVVFGSPETTTGGRALKFYASIRLDVRKVETLKQSNDSVGSRTRIKVVKNKVAPPFKQAEFDIMYGEGISKEGDILDLATEIDIVNKSGAWYSYGDLRLGQGRENAKEFLKENPHVCNEIENLVRKYYDLPPRDAGEPVDQETADQETEQEEQIKLKDE, encoded by the coding sequence ATGAAAAAGGCATCAATCGGGAGCAGTATGGCTTCAGAGAAAGAAAAAGCATTAGAGGCAGCTATCAGTCAAATTCAGAAACAGTTTGGTAAAGGTTCTATTATGAAATTGGGAGAAGCAACTGAACATAATATTTCAACAATTCCTACTGGTTCTTTGAGTTTAGACATTGCTCTCGGTGTAGGCGGTATTCCAAGAGGAAGGATTATTGAGATCTTTGGACCGGAGTCTTCAGGGAAAACAACTGTTGCCCTCCATATGATTGCTGAGGCACAAAAATTAGGAGGAATAGCTGCATTTATTGATGCAGAGCATGCTTTAGATCCTGGATATGCAGCAAAACTAGGTGTTAATATTAATGATTTATATATTTCACAGCCTGATCATGGAGAACAGGCTTTAGAAATTGCTGAAACGATGGTTCGATCCGGAGCCATTGATATAGTCATCATTGACTCTGTAGCAGCATTAGTTCCCAAAGCAGAAATAGAAGGGGAAATGGGAGACAGCCATATGGGGCTGCAAGCACGTTTAATGTCTCAGGCCCTTAGAAAATTAACCGGAATTGTCAATAAATCTAAATGTATTGTGGTATTTATTAATCAGCTCCGTGAAAAAGTTGGTGTTGTTTTTGGAAGTCCTGAAACAACAACTGGAGGCCGTGCTCTTAAATTTTATGCCTCTATTCGGTTAGACGTTAGAAAAGTAGAAACGTTAAAGCAAAGTAATGATTCTGTAGGAAGCCGTACTCGAATTAAAGTAGTCAAGAATAAAGTTGCTCCTCCATTCAAGCAAGCAGAATTCGATATTATGTATGGAGAAGGCATTTCAAAAGAAGGGGATATATTGGACCTGGCTACAGAAATCGATATTGTTAATAAAAGTGGAGCATGGTATTCTTATGGAGATCTTCGATTAGGGCAAGGCAGGGAGAATGCCAAAGAGTTTTTAAAAGAAAATCCTCATGTATGCAATGAAATTGAAAATTTGGTTAGAAAATATTATGATTTGCCTCCACGAGATGCAGGAGAGCCAGTTGACCAGGAAACAGCAGATCAGGAAACAGAGCAGGAAGAACAGATAAAATTAAAAGATGAGTAA
- a CDS encoding dipeptidase, with protein sequence MNAFFLDAHCDTITKIMHTKESLYKNNDQVDIERLKNFSHPIQFFAIWMHPKFYGNPLIYTLKAIDYFYKEIEKNEPYIAAAVSLKEIERNIAENKISAVLTVEGGEALEGEIEILRTLYRLGVRCMTLTWNYQNCVGCGAMEEQLKKGLTDFGIEVVKEMNALGMLVDVSHLSESSFWDVKKTSSKPFIASHSNVREICNHPRNLSDKQLKAIADAAGVVGITTYPLFLNSSGEADIEDFFAHMDYMVKLIGIDYIGLGCDFDGIATFSKGLEDVSKLKKVCERLEKKYGCSGAEKILHKNFLRVIKEVWIE encoded by the coding sequence ATGAATGCATTCTTTCTGGATGCGCATTGCGATACTATTACAAAAATAATGCATACAAAAGAATCTTTGTATAAAAATAATGATCAAGTTGATATAGAAAGACTGAAAAATTTTTCTCATCCAATACAGTTTTTTGCAATATGGATGCATCCTAAATTTTATGGAAATCCGCTTATATACACCTTAAAAGCAATAGACTATTTTTATAAAGAAATCGAAAAAAATGAACCCTATATTGCAGCTGCAGTTTCTTTAAAAGAAATAGAAAGGAATATTGCAGAAAATAAAATCAGTGCTGTATTAACTGTTGAAGGCGGAGAAGCGCTGGAAGGAGAAATAGAGATTCTTAGAACTTTATACAGGTTAGGTGTCAGATGTATGACATTAACATGGAATTATCAAAACTGTGTTGGTTGTGGAGCAATGGAAGAGCAATTAAAAAAAGGTCTTACTGATTTTGGCATTGAGGTTGTTAAAGAAATGAATGCATTAGGAATGCTTGTAGATGTATCTCATTTGTCAGAGAGCAGCTTTTGGGATGTGAAAAAGACTTCTTCAAAGCCATTTATAGCTAGTCATTCCAATGTAAGGGAGATTTGTAATCATCCAAGAAATTTAAGCGACAAGCAATTAAAAGCCATAGCAGATGCAGCAGGTGTCGTAGGAATAACTACTTATCCACTCTTTCTTAATTCTTCAGGAGAGGCGGATATAGAAGATTTTTTTGCTCATATGGATTATATGGTCAAATTGATAGGAATAGATTATATAGGCTTAGGTTGTGATTTTGATGGCATAGCGACTTTTTCAAAAGGTTTGGAAGATGTGTCAAAACTTAAAAAAGTTTGCGAGCGCCTGGAGAAAAAATATGGTTGTAGCGGTGCAGAAAAAATCTTACACAAGAATTTTTTAAGAGTTATAAAAGAAGTATGGATTGAATAG
- a CDS encoding DUF1540 domain-containing protein — translation MARPNSQVIKCNVKSCKFNDKVRYCTLEDILVGEHVSDAKSKHETDCMSFEPEME, via the coding sequence TTGGCACGTCCAAATTCTCAAGTAATTAAATGCAATGTAAAATCCTGTAAATTTAATGATAAAGTGAGATACTGCACATTAGAAGATATTTTAGTAGGCGAACATGTTAGCGATGCCAAATCAAAACACGAAACAGACTGTATGAGTTTTGAACCTGAAATGGAATAA